From the Jilunia laotingensis genome, the window GTAACTGGCGGTATATGATTTCCGATGAAGTGGAAGAACGTATGCAAACTACTAACTTCATGCGTCATCACGTACGTGGCGATCGTCAGAAAGTATTAATGGAACAGATGCAGAAAGACCCTGCAGTCCGTATCCATTATGCCAGTAAATACGCTTCATCTGCCAATTACTGGAAAAATGCTATCGGTATGAACGAAGGACTTGTACGGCTGAAAGTGCTTGACACAAAACGTAGCCAGCAGGAACAATTGTTAGCACGAGGTCGTAAAATAGGCGATGACTCCTATCAAAAAGCATTCGATGAGATTCGTTCTATCATAGCTCATCGGCGAGATGCAATGTATCATCAACAGGCAATCTCCGAAGCCTTACTTATGGGAATGGACTTTATGAGAATTCCATCAACGAAAAAACTAACCGAAGCTTTAAAGAGTAAAAACCGTGAAGAAACACAAGCGGCTCTTGCAATCTTAAAAGAAGAAGGTGAGAAATACTTTGACGACATACGTTTTCCTGAGGTAGAGAATTTGGTTGGCAAGCAGATGTTGAAGACATATATGAGCTACATTCCTGAAAAGCAACGTATCAGCATATTCAAAGTAATCGACACTCGGTTCAAAGGAGATAGCGATGCATTTATCGATGCATGCTTTAAGTATTCTATTTTCGGAAACAAGGCTAATTTCGAGAAATTCCTTAGAAAACCGACTTTGAACAAGATGGATAAGGATTGGATGATTCTGTTCAAGTACTCTATCGTGGATGGGTTGACACAAACGACCCAAGCTATGAAGGAAGCCAACCAAAATTATGACGCAGCGCATAAAGTATGGGTGAAAGGCATGATGGATATGCGTCAGGAAGCCGGTATACCTATTTATCCCGATGCAAACTCTACTTTAAGATTGACATACGGCAAGGTAGCTTCCTACGAACCGGCCGACGGAGTGGTATATGATTATTACACCACCCTGAAAGGAGCTATGGAAAAAGAAGACCCTGACAACTGGGAATTTGTTGTACCGGCCCGGTTGAAAGAATTATATAAAAACGGTGATTTCGGTCGTTATGCCATGAAAAACGGTGAAATGCCTATTTGCTTTATCGTTGACACAGACAATACGGGAGGTAATTCCGGAAGTCCCGTATTCAATGGCAAAGGGGAACTTATCGGTACGGGGTTCGACCGCAACTATGAAGGACTAACCGGTGATATTGCTTTCCGGCCTTCTTCACAACGTGCAGCTTGTGTAGATATCCGCTACATCTTATTTATCATTGATAAATATGCGGGTGCTTCACATTTAATCAACGAACTGGATATTGTGAATTAGTAAAGAGAGGAGGAGAGAGCAGGAAGAGGGAAGAGTGAAAAAGGAAGATTTCTGATAGTATCCACTATTTTGCATAAATAGAGAACTTCCGACTTAACTCTTAATTCTTCCCTCTTCCTACCCTCTCCTTCTTCTCTCTTAATCACCTTTCCAGTTTTGATATGACTTTTCGGATGAATAGGCTATGAATCATTAATTAAAATCTTCCATCATATACGTTTCATTGATTAATTCTTCCATAGTCTGTTGCAAATTATCAACGGCCTCTTCAGGAGAATCTCCATAAGCATTACATTGCATATTCACAGTAAGCCAGGCATAATACCCGCCATCGAATGTGCATTCAAGCACATAATCTGTCTTCTTCAATTTCATATTGGCATATAATTAGTAAGGGTAGGTAAATTTATTATCGATTGAGGATTAAACAATTTTTCAAGTTCGCAGATGATATGACGCTCACTGCTACGAGCCCAATAAACAAATTCCCGGTTCGGGGAATAATGATCGGAAAAGCTCAGCAACGACTCGAGTGCAAATGAATCACTGATAATCCCCGCACCTACTTGTGCTGCGTCATATGCGTTACAATCTTGTTCAATATGCGCAGGTACCATCAGGACAGGCTTTCCCAAATACATCGCCTCACAAATAGATTCAAAACCTGCGGTACTGGCATAAGCGCGACAACCTGCCATGTAATTAAGGAATTTAACATCATCAATCTGATGGAAACTCAATGTCTCATCTACCCGAGTCACTTCCTCGGTATCAGGTTTATCCCAGAAAAATTGCAAAGGAATTTCAGGATGAGCATTATGAAAAGCCTCTACACTTACGGAGAAGCCCGAATTCAACATATACCCATGTACATAATCTCCCTTCTCGGGATGAATAGCCGTGACTTCCGGTCTGAGCAATGGAGGCACCACCGATATGTTTTGATCCGGATCATCGGACATTTTCTTAAAAGAGAGTGCCAAGCGTTTTTTGGCCCGCAAACTTGTCAAGCGCGTAAAAAAACGAAGCATGGAAAGCTGCAAGGCATTCTTTTCGGGAAACTCAAATTCACGGTGCAAAAATAAATACTGATGCCCAATACAAACATAGGGAATCGAAGGATGAAAGAAAGTATAAGTAAGCCCGGTCAAAAGTTCATAGAAATTGATTACCACATCCGCTCCCGTTTCTCGTATCCGCTGATTAATATAAAACATGCTTCTAAAATACTCCGGCACACGAATCAGGTTATAAAGTACACTTTTACCAAGATCAGCTCTTTTATTATCCGCTGATGGCAAAAAGTTGGGACTTAGAAAACGCTTTACCGGTGCCTGTATGTTCCGGTTGAAGAAGCCCGGTAAAGTACGTGAGGAACTTTTCCCGACCAACACTTCCACAACCTCGTGACCATTACGTCGTAACATCTCTTCAAGAGTCAACGCTTGCGTAAGGTGTCCTCTTCCTTCTCCCTGTACGATAAATAAAAACTTCATAGGCTATTACTTTTAGGCAAAAACAACAATACGGATAATTTTTTGTTTTTTCGATACGCAAATTTCGTCACATGAAGTTACAAACATATGTCCTTGCGATTACTATACGATGAACAATTTCTGCGTTTCCACGTTATATAATCAGAAACAATAACTATATTCGCAGTCGATAAGACTGACAATTCATTAGATTTAAGAAAGGAAAAATTATGGAAAAGTTT encodes:
- a CDS encoding glycosyltransferase family protein → MKFLFIVQGEGRGHLTQALTLEEMLRRNGHEVVEVLVGKSSSRTLPGFFNRNIQAPVKRFLSPNFLPSADNKRADLGKSVLYNLIRVPEYFRSMFYINQRIRETGADVVINFYELLTGLTYTFFHPSIPYVCIGHQYLFLHREFEFPEKNALQLSMLRFFTRLTSLRAKKRLALSFKKMSDDPDQNISVVPPLLRPEVTAIHPEKGDYVHGYMLNSGFSVSVEAFHNAHPEIPLQFFWDKPDTEEVTRVDETLSFHQIDDVKFLNYMAGCRAYASTAGFESICEAMYLGKPVLMVPAHIEQDCNAYDAAQVGAGIISDSFALESLLSFSDHYSPNREFVYWARSSERHIICELEKLFNPQSIINLPTLTNYMPI
- a CDS encoding S46 family peptidase; its protein translation is MRKHLLIAAFSLAALTAHADEGMWMLTDLQAQNAAVMRDLGLEIPIEQVYSPDGIALKDAVVHFGGGCTAEVISAEGLVLTNHHCGYGAIQQHSSVEHDYLTDGFWAMNREEELPCKGLTITFIDRILDITSYVNEQLKKDEDPEGTNYLSPTYLEKVADRFAQAEKIEITPATKLELKAFYGGNRYYLFVKTVYSDIRMVGAPPSSIGKFGADTDNWMWPRQTGDFSLFRIYAAKDGKPAEYSKDNVPLKVKKHLKISLAGIQEGDFTFIMGFPGRNWRYMISDEVEERMQTTNFMRHHVRGDRQKVLMEQMQKDPAVRIHYASKYASSANYWKNAIGMNEGLVRLKVLDTKRSQQEQLLARGRKIGDDSYQKAFDEIRSIIAHRRDAMYHQQAISEALLMGMDFMRIPSTKKLTEALKSKNREETQAALAILKEEGEKYFDDIRFPEVENLVGKQMLKTYMSYIPEKQRISIFKVIDTRFKGDSDAFIDACFKYSIFGNKANFEKFLRKPTLNKMDKDWMILFKYSIVDGLTQTTQAMKEANQNYDAAHKVWVKGMMDMRQEAGIPIYPDANSTLRLTYGKVASYEPADGVVYDYYTTLKGAMEKEDPDNWEFVVPARLKELYKNGDFGRYAMKNGEMPICFIVDTDNTGGNSGSPVFNGKGELIGTGFDRNYEGLTGDIAFRPSSQRAACVDIRYILFIIDKYAGASHLINELDIVN